The genome window CGCTTCACAATCGGCTCAGTCCCCGCCTCCAGAGGGAAATCCCCCAGTTCTTCTGTAATAATCTCAAAACTTCTTCTCTCGATCTCTGAGGGCTGTACTTTTTCAAGCTCAATCTTCATCTTTCCTCTCCTCCCTTGATCACCGTTCCGACTCCGCACACCACCCGGTCCACCCGGTCTGCAAATTCTGCAAGGCGCGTGCAGATTCTCCCGGTCTCCTCCCGATACTTTCTGTCAAAAGCATCGATCGGCACCAGTCCGTACCCAATCTCATCACTCACGATAATAAGCCCCGGATTCTGCTCGCTGATGTACTGACAAAACTCTTCCGCCGATGAAATTTTCGTCTGACCGTCACCCCCGGCAAATTCCCCTCGCAGCATACGGGCAATATAACTCTCAAAATGATAGATTCCCCCACATCTGACAAGGGCTTCCTCCTCACAGCATCTCCCGTCTGCCCAATCGATGTCTGGATATAATGCCTTAGCATACGCAAGTTTCCCCTGATATGCGCCGCCGATAATCATTCTCATATTCCTTCCCTCGCTATCTCTTGCTCTCTCAACCAAGCCTTTCTTCACATCTTCCGGAATTCCATAGACCACTTCCGTGACCTGATCCGCCAAATCTGCCATCTTCTGGTTCACTCTGCCAAGTATCTTCTTATACAGCCGCATCTCCTGGGAATCCTGTGCACATTCGGAAAATACTTCGTTGGTCACTACCACCAGAATTGCACAGCGTTCTCTCAGGAAATGAATGCCCTCCATAATGGCCCCGGTCACCTGGTCACAGACAGCTTCATACTCCTTCTTCATTCTGTCACCGCAATCCGGCTCTGAAAATAGTTCGTTTGCGACCAAATTTGACATACATTCAAGCAGTACCGAAGGCTTATGCCCCTGACACTTATTTGACGTACCTTCCAATAATATCGATGCTTTATGCTCCCGGCACATAAAGGCCGTTCCCGGGTTTTCCTCTCCGCAATCGCTGCCGCAAAAGATATCTTCCAATCCTTTTTTCAAATCACGGTAACACTCGACGGTCTGAAATCCTTTCCCCGCCCGCATCGTTTGGTGCCTCCTGATTCTTTCCTTCGTTTCCTCATCAAAGGGCATCATCGTTGCGATATAATACAGACCCGCGCTGCCCCTTGCCGCAGCAGAGCCTGCGTATTCTACGATCCTGTCCTCCGCATACGCAGATTTTCCGCTTCCGCTTCCTCCTGTTACTACGTGAAACATCACTAAGCCCCCTTGTGACCATACTTGTCTTTCCTATTCCTTCCGGTCTGCATACCTGTATTCCAGTGCGCCGCTTGCCGGAATCTGCGTAATGCCGGTGATTCCCGGCCGGATTAGGTTGCAGCTTTTCATACTGAACAGAGGGATCACATAAAACTGCTCCCCCACGGCCAGTTTCTCCGCTTCGTGAAGAAGCTGCGTCCGCCTCTCGCCGTCCGCCTCCGAATCGGAGGCCGCTACCAGCGCATCATAGTCCGGGTCCTGTATTCCGCTGCAATTATAGGTACTGTTGCTAAGCAGCATGGACAGATACGTATTCGGATCTGCAAAATCCGCCGTCCAGTTCATGCGGCACAGGTCAAAATTTCCCGCATGTCTATCCGAATAATTCACCTGCAATTCCTGCGCCATAAGCTCTATATCAATATTCAGATTCTTTTTCCACTGTTCCTTTAATACCTGCGCGGTATCCGAGTCCATTTCCAGGGACGGATACTGATAGGTCAGCGCCGGAAAACCCTCCCCGTCAGGATAGCCCGCCTCCTTAAGAAGCCGTCTGGCCTCCTGAACATTTTCCTCAAAAAGCGGCTCTGCTCCGTCCACAAAAGGCTCCCCCGTCTGCTTATCCTTCATATATTTTGCGACCAGATTTACCGTAGGCTCGGTATCCTTACCGACGATTTTGCACAATTCTTCTCTGTTCACCGCAAGCGTCAGCGCCTTTCTGACCCTCACGTCATCGAGCGGTTTCACATTCAGGTTCGGGTAAATGTAGCGGGTGGCAATCAGATCTGTCACCACCAAATCCTCCTTCCCCTCGTACAAATCCATCACGAAAGCGGGAAGTGATGTTGCCACATCTACCTCGCCTGCCTCATACGCATTTGCCATGGATTGCTGATCATCAAAGAACCGATA of Roseburia hominis contains these proteins:
- a CDS encoding bifunctional adenosylcobinamide kinase/adenosylcobinamide-phosphate guanylyltransferase, with the protein product MFHVVTGGSGSGKSAYAEDRIVEYAGSAAARGSAGLYYIATMMPFDEETKERIRRHQTMRAGKGFQTVECYRDLKKGLEDIFCGSDCGEENPGTAFMCREHKASILLEGTSNKCQGHKPSVLLECMSNLVANELFSEPDCGDRMKKEYEAVCDQVTGAIMEGIHFLRERCAILVVVTNEVFSECAQDSQEMRLYKKILGRVNQKMADLADQVTEVVYGIPEDVKKGLVERARDSEGRNMRMIIGGAYQGKLAYAKALYPDIDWADGRCCEEEALVRCGGIYHFESYIARMLRGEFAGGDGQTKISSAEEFCQYISEQNPGLIIVSDEIGYGLVPIDAFDRKYREETGRICTRLAEFADRVDRVVCGVGTVIKGGEER
- a CDS encoding peptide ABC transporter substrate-binding protein, translated to MKKFLSMSLLVILVCTAILAGCGADCAEKDTGKDAGKKKITVAINSETGSLDPAGMIALTYLSYSVTALDELLTYDADGNIVYRAAESYEVNEDATVWTFHLRKDAVWSDKTPVVSEDFLNTMRRALDPVSQNGYANYLFPIQNAEDIYNGKANVETLGVETPDDYTLVFHLQEPCVYFLDLLRLPVYTPSCRTYADAVGSGWDKNPETSVSNGPFYLAEYVPEQYFVLKKSETYWNAEHVKLDEITYRFFDDQQSMANAYEAGEVDVATSLPAFVMDLYEGKEDLVVTDLIATRYIYPNLNVKPLDDVRVRKALTLAVNREELCKIVGKDTEPTVNLVAKYMKDKQTGEPFVDGAEPLFEENVQEARRLLKEAGYPDGEGFPALTYQYPSLEMDSDTAQVLKEQWKKNLNIDIELMAQELQVNYSDRHAGNFDLCRMNWTADFADPNTYLSMLLSNSTYNCSGIQDPDYDALVAASDSEADGERRTQLLHEAEKLAVGEQFYVIPLFSMKSCNLIRPGITGITQIPASGALEYRYADRKE